Proteins encoded together in one uncultured Desulfosarcina sp. window:
- a CDS encoding 4Fe-4S dicluster domain-containing protein has product MTTDTVRDIARDLLVRKAVDGVLGLAEDETGVSPRVFDIPETMDALVLEPKWVLSKIAVSVMSRAPQDYRLAVVCRGCDERALVELGKRNRIDFTRLHLIGVACSDAQAQQCLCQQPWPSRVDAGEKVPGVDLSQNDRVRQYLGADRPARLEQWREAFSRCIKCYGCRNACPVCNCDTCKLEDRAWAGQGEIAPDMLTFHLMRSMHVADACVACGACQDACPVGIPLMLLQLPLRNALRHSYGYEAGAEPERLSPLLSNYIDEPSQGISIPDWTDSLEEKPWDLIS; this is encoded by the coding sequence ATGACGACTGATACGGTCCGCGATATTGCCCGGGACCTGCTTGTGCGCAAAGCGGTCGACGGCGTCCTGGGGCTTGCAGAGGATGAAACCGGTGTTTCACCCCGGGTTTTCGATATCCCTGAAACGATGGATGCATTGGTGCTGGAACCCAAATGGGTTTTGTCCAAGATAGCGGTGTCCGTAATGTCCCGGGCCCCGCAAGACTACCGGTTGGCGGTGGTGTGCCGGGGATGCGACGAACGCGCCCTGGTTGAACTGGGAAAGCGCAACCGTATCGATTTTACAAGGTTGCACCTGATCGGGGTGGCCTGCTCCGATGCCCAGGCCCAACAATGCCTGTGCCAACAGCCCTGGCCGTCCCGGGTGGACGCGGGCGAAAAGGTGCCCGGTGTCGATTTGTCGCAAAACGACAGGGTCCGGCAATACCTGGGTGCGGATCGACCCGCCCGGCTCGAGCAATGGCGGGAGGCGTTCTCCCGCTGCATCAAGTGCTATGGCTGCCGGAATGCCTGCCCGGTGTGCAACTGCGACACCTGCAAACTGGAGGACCGCGCATGGGCGGGGCAGGGCGAAATCGCTCCGGACATGCTCACTTTCCATCTGATGCGATCCATGCATGTCGCCGATGCCTGTGTGGCCTGCGGCGCCTGCCAGGATGCCTGCCCGGTGGGCATCCCGTTGATGCTTCTGCAGCTCCCCCTGCGAAACGCGCTGCGCCACAGCTATGGGTACGAGGCCGGGGCGGAGCCGGAACGGCTGTCGCCGCTGCTTTCCAACTATATCGATGAGCCGTCGCAAGGAATTTCCATTCCCGACTGGACCGATTCCCTTGAGGAAAAACCATGGGACCTGATTTCGTAA
- a CDS encoding hydrogenase iron-sulfur subunit has translation MTTCAPEKTTQDREGDVAAPKILVFSCRWCAGIGADDAGRQRLPMPPGFRCVSMECAAGIDPDIVLKAFSAGAEGVAVLGCHLDGCRYNQANHSAAKRMEMLATLLETVGIGADRLLTSFGTAHEGHQFAELMRRFSLKIAAMPSLTRRDSADATGGCADDD, from the coding sequence ATGACGACTTGTGCCCCAGAGAAAACGACGCAGGACCGGGAGGGTGACGTCGCCGCTCCGAAAATCCTGGTTTTTTCCTGCAGGTGGTGTGCCGGCATCGGCGCGGACGATGCCGGACGGCAGCGGTTGCCGATGCCGCCGGGTTTCCGCTGCGTATCCATGGAATGCGCCGCCGGGATCGATCCGGACATCGTCCTCAAAGCCTTTTCCGCCGGGGCCGAAGGGGTTGCGGTTCTCGGCTGCCATCTGGACGGCTGCCGTTACAACCAGGCCAATCATTCGGCGGCCAAGCGCATGGAGATGCTCGCCACCCTGCTGGAAACCGTGGGAATCGGTGCGGACCGGTTGCTGACCAGTTTCGGGACCGCCCATGAAGGACACCAGTTCGCCGAACTGATGCGCCGCTTCTCTCTGAAAATCGCGGCCATGCCCTCACTGACGCGAAGGGACTCGGCGGATGCTACGGGAGGTTGTGCCGATGACGACTGA
- a CDS encoding metalloregulator ArsR/SmtB family transcription factor, which translates to MKEFVRVMKALSDPTRVKILKILERRSMCVCELQTALGAAQSTTSKHLKILEDAGLAASHKDGLWVNYTLADGRQSAYAASILGNLRHWLNDADEINDLLEGIEGIDRFQILNRN; encoded by the coding sequence ATGAAAGAATTTGTCCGGGTCATGAAGGCCCTTTCCGATCCCACCCGGGTAAAAATCCTGAAGATTCTGGAGCGGCGCTCCATGTGCGTCTGCGAATTGCAAACCGCCCTGGGCGCGGCCCAGTCCACCACCAGCAAGCACCTGAAGATCCTCGAGGATGCCGGGCTGGCCGCATCCCACAAGGACGGGTTGTGGGTCAATTATACGCTGGCCGACGGACGGCAGAGTGCCTACGCCGCATCGATCCTGGGAAATCTGCGCCACTGGCTGAACGATGCGGACGAGATCAACGACCTGCTGGAGGGCATCGAAGGGATCGATCGCTTCCAGATCCTGAACAGGAACTGA
- a CDS encoding FAD-dependent oxidoreductase, which yields MTSLTTIDCLLCRCHGEIDGVMDFDRLQRQLADDCQVGSVQVRDALCLGDALTQIAQRMRADDGKRLLIAGCSALARGDDLLARLESEGIDPTRVMVTDIREGCAWIHADRPDEATIKAASLIRMGIAALHHREASPEVDIEVCPHVLVIGGGPAGMAAAAAIGRAGVPVALVEATGKLGGMLNTLSRVAPGDRGPEEILEPLATAIQENPDIQVHLRTKVARIEGSTGNFKALLTGKNGDTPLTTGAVIVATGAKPLLPRDAYRYGQLAGVISGMEMEKGFKDGRMVSGKTVFIQCVGVRNPDRSYCSAVCCPAALKNAIRLKTADPLNAVTILNRDIMSPGRQLEALYRQATAMGVEFYRFAPDDPPRIEGQDRVTGVRVADVLSGRERWIEADRIVLSTPFEPRENPVIPFPADRHGFYRVQPFLHTVETTAPGLFVCGTARWPVLIDGALAQGRAAAIKALHLASRPTRKASRLIGFQRSRMGCARIAQETCTGCGNCVTACPFDACRLEKTENGLRAAVDPVRCMGCGSCTTVCPNQSAVIPEMTPITIARVVESAFAESRVPRLCLGTEGSIANP from the coding sequence ATGACCTCCTTAACGACCATTGACTGTCTGCTGTGCCGCTGTCACGGAGAGATCGACGGCGTCATGGATTTTGACCGGCTGCAACGGCAGCTGGCCGATGATTGCCAGGTGGGCAGTGTCCAAGTCCGTGACGCGCTCTGCCTCGGCGATGCTCTGACCCAAATCGCCCAACGCATGCGGGCGGACGACGGAAAAAGACTCTTGATTGCCGGCTGCTCCGCCCTGGCCCGGGGCGATGACTTGCTTGCCCGTCTCGAAAGCGAGGGAATCGATCCGACCAGAGTGATGGTCACCGACATCCGCGAGGGCTGCGCCTGGATACATGCGGATCGGCCGGACGAAGCCACCATCAAGGCCGCGAGCCTGATTCGTATGGGAATTGCCGCACTGCACCACCGCGAAGCCTCTCCGGAGGTTGACATCGAGGTTTGCCCGCACGTGCTGGTGATTGGCGGTGGGCCTGCCGGGATGGCCGCGGCGGCAGCCATTGGACGCGCTGGCGTTCCAGTGGCCCTGGTGGAGGCAACCGGAAAACTGGGCGGCATGCTGAACACCCTTTCGCGGGTGGCGCCGGGTGACCGGGGGCCGGAAGAGATTCTGGAACCGCTGGCCACAGCAATCCAGGAAAATCCCGACATCCAGGTGCATTTGCGCACCAAGGTGGCCCGGATCGAGGGGAGTACCGGAAATTTTAAAGCGCTCCTGACTGGCAAGAACGGGGACACGCCGCTCACGACCGGGGCCGTTATCGTGGCAACGGGAGCAAAACCCCTGCTGCCCCGTGATGCATACCGTTACGGGCAACTGGCAGGGGTGATCAGCGGCATGGAGATGGAAAAGGGCTTTAAAGACGGTCGCATGGTCAGTGGGAAGACCGTTTTTATCCAGTGCGTGGGCGTCAGAAATCCGGACCGGTCCTATTGTTCAGCGGTCTGTTGCCCCGCGGCCCTGAAAAACGCCATCCGCCTCAAGACGGCCGACCCCCTCAATGCGGTGACGATCCTGAATCGCGACATCATGAGTCCCGGACGCCAGTTGGAAGCTTTGTACCGGCAGGCAACGGCGATGGGGGTCGAGTTTTACCGCTTTGCTCCGGATGATCCGCCCCGAATCGAGGGCCAGGACCGGGTGACCGGGGTAAGGGTCGCCGATGTCCTGTCCGGCCGGGAGCGCTGGATTGAAGCGGACCGTATCGTGCTCAGCACCCCCTTTGAACCCCGGGAGAACCCGGTCATTCCTTTCCCTGCGGACCGCCACGGCTTCTACCGGGTACAGCCCTTTTTGCATACCGTCGAAACCACTGCGCCGGGCCTGTTTGTCTGCGGTACCGCGCGTTGGCCGGTGCTGATCGATGGCGCCCTTGCCCAGGGCCGGGCCGCGGCGATCAAAGCCTTGCATCTGGCTTCACGCCCAACCCGCAAGGCTTCCCGATTGATCGGATTTCAAAGGAGCCGCATGGGCTGCGCACGGATAGCGCAGGAAACCTGCACTGGTTGCGGCAATTGCGTGACGGCCTGTCCTTTTGACGCCTGCCGTCTGGAAAAAACGGAAAACGGCCTGCGCGCGGCGGTGGATCCGGTACGCTGCATGGGCTGTGGCAGTTGTACCACCGTCTGCCCCAATCAAAGTGCCGTTATTCCCGAAATGACGCCCATTACGATAGCCCGTGTGGTTGAGAGCGCTTTTGCCGAAAGCCGGGTTCCACGTCTTTGCTTGGGTACAGAAGGGAGCATTGCCAACCCATGA
- a CDS encoding radical SAM protein: MIPRKEEKHHYHGFEQGPIRPPSEARSLLIRVTRNCPWNRCAFCPVYKGTQFSVRPEDHVIADIDDVHRHVDRLRKLADGQGRISRQEIELHAQNLAEHDQQAFAAAFNWFAGGMTSIFLQDANSLVIKPDSLIRILRHIRSRFPWVERITSYARSHTVARISDAHLKAMHEAGLNRIHIGLESGSDAVLNQVRKGVDKATQIKAGRKAKKAGMELSEYVMPGLGGRDLSRDHALETADALNRINPDFIRLRTLAIPGGIPLAEQQRSGQFLKLNDLEMVREIRLFIETLDGIESMIVSDHILNLFEEVQGRLPDAKPGILAVLDGFLSLDPEDQCLFQVGRRLGIFTRTADLNSPKRRAKVDAFCRQYGIGPDNVDQMIDELMKRFI; this comes from the coding sequence ATGATCCCCAGAAAAGAGGAAAAGCATCACTACCACGGATTCGAGCAGGGGCCCATCCGTCCGCCCAGCGAGGCGCGCAGCCTGCTGATCCGGGTGACCCGCAACTGCCCCTGGAATCGCTGCGCCTTCTGCCCGGTGTACAAAGGAACGCAGTTCTCCGTTCGCCCCGAAGACCATGTCATCGCAGACATCGATGACGTTCACCGCCATGTGGACCGTCTGAGGAAGCTTGCCGACGGGCAGGGGCGGATTTCCCGCCAGGAAATCGAACTGCACGCACAAAACCTGGCCGAACACGACCAGCAGGCCTTTGCCGCGGCATTCAACTGGTTTGCCGGCGGCATGACCTCCATTTTTCTCCAGGACGCCAACAGCCTGGTCATCAAACCCGACAGCCTGATCCGGATCCTGCGCCACATTCGATCCCGCTTTCCCTGGGTCGAACGAATTACCTCCTATGCCCGCTCCCACACCGTGGCCCGCATCAGCGATGCCCATTTGAAGGCGATGCATGAAGCCGGCCTCAACCGGATTCACATCGGCCTGGAGTCCGGCTCGGACGCCGTGCTCAACCAGGTCCGCAAAGGGGTGGACAAAGCCACCCAGATCAAAGCCGGCAGAAAGGCGAAAAAGGCCGGCATGGAGCTGTCCGAATACGTCATGCCAGGCCTGGGCGGGCGCGATCTTTCCCGCGATCACGCCTTGGAAACCGCCGATGCCTTGAACCGGATCAACCCGGATTTTATCCGCCTGCGCACCCTGGCCATTCCCGGCGGGATCCCCCTGGCAGAGCAGCAGCGTTCCGGACAATTTCTCAAGCTTAACGATCTCGAGATGGTCCGCGAGATCCGGCTGTTTATCGAGACCCTCGACGGCATCGAAAGCATGATCGTCAGCGACCACATCCTCAACCTGTTCGAAGAGGTGCAAGGGCGTCTGCCCGATGCCAAACCGGGCATCCTGGCCGTGCTGGACGGCTTTTTATCCCTTGACCCCGAGGACCAGTGCCTGTTTCAGGTGGGGCGGCGCCTGGGCATCTTCACTCGGACGGCCGATCTCAATAGCCCCAAACGGCGGGCCAAGGTCGATGCTTTTTGCCGGCAGTATGGGATCGGACCTGATAACGTGGATCAGATGATAGACGAGTTAATGAAGCGCTTCATTTAA
- a CDS encoding 4Fe-4S binding protein, which yields MLDTQDRSEMAVTMAELHPQPLKGKSPRRPPVILFDPTRCTGCGECETACANRRPLDGTPAIAAIRVLKREQDGENFAIYCQHCREPLCIAVCPVHAITKGDDGIVRIDRRLCTDCGLCALACPESAPLKDPETGRIAKCDLCDGEDPACVKQCPEKALILTRGKRFGWIKLLRWPVQALAFFLLVMVFIGTFCYFRAGSVSLECPAGFLQHLAASKTLWLTGLGSAAVLMGLTLLLGRFFCGWICPFGFLLDLVGKITPKFGLPRFIKNRMIKYGVLAGAVGTSAGLGFQPFCTVCPIGSLCRSYGPNGLLTGAQMAIFPAVAALEVGERRSWCRYFCPVGAVLALAARIGLIKIVIGARQCKKFSCMRCADICPTGIIDREALREGISPKIPMAECIMCLRCVDQCPYGAAKIRFRWQKTAPGDKVISKVPHQTFEKEVQS from the coding sequence ATGCTGGATACACAAGATCGATCCGAAATGGCAGTTACCATGGCCGAATTGCACCCGCAGCCCCTAAAAGGGAAATCGCCCCGCCGGCCTCCCGTGATTCTATTTGATCCGACCCGTTGCACGGGTTGCGGCGAATGCGAAACCGCCTGCGCCAACAGGCGTCCCCTGGACGGCACCCCGGCGATCGCGGCCATTCGCGTGCTCAAACGGGAGCAGGACGGGGAAAACTTTGCCATATACTGCCAGCACTGCCGGGAGCCGCTTTGCATTGCGGTCTGCCCTGTCCATGCCATCACAAAAGGAGATGACGGGATTGTCCGCATCGACCGGCGTCTTTGCACGGACTGCGGGCTATGTGCGCTGGCCTGTCCGGAATCGGCGCCCCTGAAGGACCCGGAGACCGGCAGGATTGCAAAGTGCGATCTTTGCGACGGGGAGGACCCGGCATGTGTCAAGCAGTGTCCGGAAAAGGCCCTGATACTGACCCGGGGAAAGAGGTTCGGCTGGATCAAACTGTTGCGCTGGCCGGTTCAGGCCCTGGCCTTCTTCCTGCTGGTAATGGTTTTTATCGGCACCTTTTGTTACTTCAGGGCCGGTTCGGTCAGCCTGGAGTGCCCGGCCGGTTTTCTCCAGCATCTGGCGGCATCCAAGACGTTGTGGCTGACCGGTCTTGGATCGGCGGCGGTCCTCATGGGACTGACCCTGCTGCTGGGACGCTTCTTTTGCGGCTGGATCTGTCCATTCGGATTCCTGCTCGATCTGGTGGGCAAGATTACGCCGAAATTCGGGCTTCCCCGATTTATCAAAAACCGTATGATCAAGTACGGTGTGCTGGCCGGCGCGGTCGGCACCAGCGCCGGTCTAGGATTCCAGCCCTTTTGTACGGTCTGCCCCATTGGCAGCCTGTGCCGCTCCTATGGCCCCAATGGCCTTCTCACGGGAGCCCAGATGGCGATTTTCCCGGCCGTCGCCGCCCTCGAGGTTGGCGAGCGCCGAAGCTGGTGCCGGTATTTTTGCCCGGTGGGCGCCGTTCTGGCCCTGGCCGCGCGCATCGGACTGATCAAGATTGTTATCGGCGCCCGGCAGTGTAAAAAGTTTTCCTGCATGCGCTGCGCCGATATCTGCCCCACCGGCATTATCGACCGCGAGGCATTGCGGGAGGGAATTTCCCCGAAAATTCCCATGGCCGAGTGCATCATGTGCCTGCGCTGCGTGGACCAGTGCCCCTATGGCGCGGCAAAAATCCGTTTCCGCTGGCAGAAGACGGCTCCCGGAGACAAGGTCATTTCGAAAGTGCCGCATCAAACGTTCGAGAAAGAGGTTCAATCATAA
- the moaA gene encoding GTP 3',8-cyclase MoaA, whose protein sequence is MTDRYRRQLRYLRVSVTDRCNLRCVYCVPGTPQPRLKHEDILRYEEILRIVRVGVKLGIAKVRVTGGEPLVRRGLVGFLKELTAMEGLHEVTLTTNGVRLEEQIQEIRQAGIRRINVSLDTLKPTTFMRITRRNRFRKVWAGIMAAYRAGFDPIKINVVVLEGINDGELADLAGITRDYPFHVRFIEYMPIGHTGCDYGRQIFRDEILERIERLGALTPIPHQSLDGPAERYRLAGARGEIGIISAISHNFCSYCNRLRLTASGQLRTCLLSDEAIDIIGPLRKGCSDRDLEQIFIQAASRKQERHHLNDICRQSVDDRMSAIGG, encoded by the coding sequence TTGACAGACCGTTATCGGCGGCAACTGCGTTATCTACGGGTGTCGGTTACCGACCGTTGCAATCTGAGGTGCGTCTACTGCGTCCCGGGGACCCCGCAGCCGCGGTTGAAGCACGAGGATATCCTGCGGTACGAAGAGATTCTGCGGATTGTGCGCGTGGGGGTCAAACTGGGCATCGCCAAGGTGCGTGTCACCGGGGGCGAGCCGCTGGTGCGAAGGGGACTGGTCGGTTTTTTAAAAGAGTTGACCGCCATGGAAGGGCTGCACGAAGTTACCCTGACCACCAACGGGGTCAGGCTGGAAGAGCAGATCCAGGAGATCCGGCAAGCCGGCATTCGTCGGATTAACGTGAGCCTCGACACCCTCAAACCGACGACTTTCATGCGGATCACCCGGCGCAACCGGTTTCGGAAGGTGTGGGCCGGCATCATGGCCGCCTATCGGGCCGGCTTCGACCCGATCAAGATCAATGTCGTGGTTCTGGAAGGGATAAACGACGGCGAACTGGCCGATCTGGCAGGCATCACCCGAGACTACCCCTTCCATGTGCGATTTATCGAATATATGCCCATCGGCCATACAGGGTGCGATTACGGCCGTCAGATTTTCCGTGACGAGATCCTGGAGAGGATCGAAAGGCTGGGTGCGCTTACGCCGATTCCACACCAGTCGCTGGACGGACCTGCCGAACGCTATCGCCTGGCCGGTGCCCGGGGAGAGATCGGAATCATCAGTGCCATCAGCCACAATTTCTGCAGCTACTGCAATCGATTGCGGCTGACTGCCAGCGGCCAATTGCGGACCTGTCTGCTTTCCGACGAGGCCATCGATATCATCGGTCCCCTTCGCAAGGGATGCAGCGACCGCGATCTGGAGCAGATTTTTATCCAAGCGGCCAGTCGCAAGCAGGAGCGGCATCATCTTAACGACATCTGTCGGCAAAGCGTCGATGACCGCATGTCCGCCATCGGCGGGTAG
- a CDS encoding 4Fe-4S dicluster domain-containing protein: MSESIKKRLEEVLTAAGACGCVECGKCVAVCPMVEMYADFGWEMSPRGMIRRALTDDADALLQDPAIWYCTGCNAGTRVCPEGVSCRDLIQGLRQLAIEAGMASRIRNCVICGAPFASLPVDDFVRKRLNGKTGNYLETCSACRQRRYAQRNA; encoded by the coding sequence ATGTCCGAATCGATAAAAAAAAGGCTGGAAGAGGTTTTGACGGCTGCAGGCGCCTGTGGTTGTGTGGAATGCGGCAAATGCGTGGCGGTCTGCCCGATGGTCGAAATGTACGCCGATTTTGGCTGGGAAATGTCTCCCCGGGGAATGATCCGCCGGGCCCTGACGGACGATGCAGATGCGCTCCTTCAGGATCCCGCGATCTGGTATTGCACCGGTTGCAATGCCGGCACCCGGGTTTGCCCGGAAGGGGTCAGCTGTCGGGATTTGATTCAGGGGCTGCGGCAGTTGGCCATTGAAGCAGGGATGGCGTCCCGGATCCGAAACTGCGTGATCTGCGGCGCACCCTTTGCCTCTTTGCCGGTGGATGATTTTGTACGCAAGCGCCTGAATGGCAAGACCGGAAATTATCTGGAAACCTGTTCCGCATGCCGGCAGCGCCGGTATGCGCAAAGAAACGCCTGA
- the fdhF gene encoding formate dehydrogenase subunit alpha: MGPDFVKTICPYCGTGCGIILAVRDGRVVGCYPDRGHPVSKGALCIKGWAAAEFIHHPERLTAPLLKKAGRFHEISWDEAIDVLVTRLKETVDRHGPQAVGGLCSARCTNEENYLFQKLIRMGLGSNNVDHCARLCHGPTVAAMGHALGSGAMTNTIADFAGTDFILAIGSNAAETFPVAMGELYRAREKGAKLVVIDPRTTEMAKNADLHLPLRPGTDIPLLSGMMHHILSSGLANTAFIEQRTEGYAELSTYLDDWPPEKAAAICGVAPELIRQVAEDYAKSPSAMIVFCMGITQHVCGTANVFAVCDLALMCGHVGSPDSGICPLRGQCNVQGACDMGGLPNVLPGYQKVDDEQVRARFGAHWGVSLPEEPGLTVTGAMSAAESPIRAAYIMGENPVMSDPDSRHTVEFLESLDFLAVQDIFHTDTTRLADLVLPAACFAEKDGTFTNTERRVQRLRKAINPPGSALDDLTILCRVGQAMGLDFNSADSAAVMDEIASLTPSYGGIHYGRLRSEGLQWPCPNDDHPGTPVLHQQQFSRGLGLFVVPEYQPPREMPDESYPLVLITGRMFCHYHTGTMTRRSPSLHREVDRPFVEVNPQDAARRGIHDGDCIRVETRRGAISTTARVVPKVSEGTVFAAFHFHEAAADVLTNNALDPVSNVPEFKACAAEIAREDGCPNR; the protein is encoded by the coding sequence ATGGGACCTGATTTCGTAAAAACCATCTGCCCCTATTGCGGTACCGGCTGCGGCATCATTCTGGCCGTGCGCGACGGTCGTGTGGTGGGGTGTTATCCGGACCGGGGGCATCCCGTTTCCAAGGGCGCCTTGTGTATCAAAGGCTGGGCTGCCGCGGAATTTATTCACCACCCGGAAAGGCTGACCGCGCCCCTGTTGAAAAAGGCCGGTCGCTTTCATGAAATATCCTGGGACGAAGCCATCGACGTGCTGGTCACTCGGCTGAAAGAGACCGTTGACCGTCACGGCCCACAGGCGGTGGGCGGGCTCTGTTCGGCCCGTTGCACCAACGAGGAAAATTACCTGTTCCAGAAGCTGATTCGCATGGGACTGGGCTCCAACAACGTGGATCACTGTGCGCGCCTTTGCCACGGTCCTACCGTGGCGGCCATGGGACACGCCCTGGGCAGCGGCGCCATGACCAATACTATCGCGGATTTCGCCGGAACCGACTTTATCCTGGCCATCGGGTCCAATGCCGCCGAAACCTTTCCCGTTGCCATGGGTGAACTGTACCGGGCCCGGGAAAAAGGCGCCAAGCTGGTGGTAATCGACCCCCGGACCACGGAAATGGCCAAAAACGCCGATCTCCATTTGCCGCTCAGGCCCGGAACCGACATCCCCCTGCTCAGCGGCATGATGCATCATATCCTGTCCAGCGGACTGGCAAATACAGCCTTTATCGAGCAGCGCACCGAAGGGTACGCCGAGTTGTCTACTTATCTGGACGATTGGCCGCCGGAAAAGGCTGCAGCGATTTGCGGTGTGGCACCGGAGTTGATCCGGCAGGTAGCCGAAGACTACGCGAAATCGCCCTCGGCCATGATCGTTTTCTGCATGGGCATCACCCAGCATGTGTGCGGCACCGCCAATGTGTTTGCGGTGTGTGATCTGGCGCTGATGTGCGGCCACGTGGGGAGCCCTGATTCCGGAATCTGCCCGTTGCGGGGGCAATGCAATGTCCAGGGCGCCTGCGACATGGGAGGGCTGCCCAACGTGTTGCCCGGATACCAGAAGGTGGACGATGAACAGGTGCGGGCCCGTTTCGGCGCGCATTGGGGCGTTTCGCTTCCGGAAGAACCCGGACTGACCGTGACCGGGGCCATGTCCGCTGCTGAAAGCCCGATCCGGGCGGCTTATATCATGGGCGAGAACCCGGTGATGAGCGACCCCGATAGCCGGCATACCGTCGAATTCCTCGAGAGCCTCGATTTTTTGGCGGTCCAGGACATCTTTCACACCGATACCACCCGCCTGGCCGATTTGGTCCTGCCGGCGGCCTGTTTCGCCGAGAAGGACGGGACCTTCACCAATACCGAGAGACGGGTGCAGCGCCTTAGAAAAGCGATCAACCCGCCGGGATCGGCCCTGGATGACCTGACGATCCTGTGCCGCGTGGGACAGGCCATGGGGCTGGATTTCAATTCCGCCGACAGCGCTGCGGTGATGGACGAGATCGCATCCCTGACGCCGTCCTATGGCGGTATCCATTACGGTCGGCTGCGGTCAGAGGGCCTGCAGTGGCCCTGCCCGAATGACGACCATCCGGGAACGCCGGTACTGCACCAGCAGCAATTTTCACGGGGCCTGGGCCTGTTCGTCGTGCCCGAATACCAACCGCCCCGGGAGATGCCGGACGAAAGCTATCCGCTGGTGCTGATCACCGGACGGATGTTCTGTCATTATCACACCGGTACCATGACCCGTCGCTCTCCTTCGCTCCACCGCGAGGTGGACCGGCCCTTTGTGGAGGTCAATCCGCAGGATGCAGCGCGCCGGGGGATCCATGACGGGGACTGCATCCGGGTAGAAACGCGACGCGGCGCCATATCGACCACGGCCCGGGTAGTGCCGAAGGTAAGCGAGGGGACCGTGTTCGCGGCCTTTCATTTTCACGAGGCAGCGGCCGATGTGCTGACCAACAATGCGCTGGATCCGGTTTCCAATGTGCCTGAATTCAAGGCCTGTGCGGCCGAGATCGCAAGAGAAGACGGATGTCCGAATCGATAA